In Planococcus citri chromosome 4, ihPlaCitr1.1, whole genome shotgun sequence, the genomic window aattttcaaaagcttttgccctcgcttcgctcgggcttgttttcttttttcgttagaaagaggggaggggggtactgaaaaaaagtcgcgaaaaaaggtcgcgaaaagtcgctatttttgaaaattaaattttggtagacaccctgtgttttcatatttttccagTATCAGacgttgattaatttttcaatattttggatgATTAATACGACTAACACACAGAAATTtaacttcattaatttttcttttaattataATTCGTATTAAACGAAATATtctttttaatacttttttttcagttgtatcCTGCAGTTTGTTgtaggatttttaaaaagtttcattttgaaatcacaaatttttcaacttttcaaaacttctcGGCATTATTAGAGAATAAAAGCATgacaattttaaagaaaatttcgcTCTCAATTCCTTCAGGCAGAAGCACATTCTCCTCCGTTTGCAGTTGTAATTTTCAAAGCattaaatttgcattttttaaaaaagaaatccgATGGAAGAATTCAATGAAAAggttgaagaattgaaaaaaaaaatggaaatgatgtaggtatttttggcaTCCTAGcccctgttgaaaaaaaacctgaaaccgatcacttcaaaaaaacgtaaaattctgatgtaaaattttgaaatccccCCTCGCCCCTCACTCCCTCACTCTCTCCAAATAACAAAATCCTAATGTGCTTGAACAATGCCCTGCTAAAatcttggatttttattttgaaatttaatctttcaaatgtgatgaaaaatttaagaagtaATGTGttctgaaaaatcatcgaaagtTGAGAATTCTCTCAAGACTGATGTGGGAATTGGGTACATATTtttcactcagaaaaaaatatgatcaatttttgttttttaaggaaatttgCAAGAAAAATAGATGGATATATTTCAGGTCGAAAAATCTGCttaaaaaatcatagaaaatcgagaaatttgaaaaataatacctacctattacttTTATTTGGATTATTTTGTAGTtgtttacagaaaaaaatcgactgatacgagtatttctttgaggtgtggggaggggaAAGGTGTGAGAGAGCTGTCAAACTGAAACAGAAACATGAACGAATGATCGAAAAGAAGTTCGAGAAATTCATTTTCGCAAATTTAAtcctttttataaaaataaaattttgaaaaaataccacataTAAATATGGAATCGAGATTTTTTGAGTCCACCCAAcgtggtaatttaaaaaaaaaaaaaaattgagaaagttgtaaaaaattgtgtgaTTTACTGAAATGATGTGTTTTCTGTTTTCGAAGATtccaaataaaattatgaatttattcTGATGCGATTTCATCGACGAATTCTTAATTTAGCCTTAATTTTCCAATCAGACCCTTCTTACGATCTTTTGTACCTCCCTTTTCGGttaacttgagaaaaaattcatataaatTTATTATATTCTTTTACTCATGAGTCATGAATCAtgttgatagaaaatttttcaattaaagtgTACATATCCTGTCTGTTAAACCATTCAATGTTTGCAGTTTCCGTAAACGCTACATTGATAAGTAGTGTGGATTACAGAATGAGATATTTTATCATACTTCCCCATATTGATAAACAATCATTTGCGAATGTGTACAAGAGTATGTTCTGGCTGTTATTGAATAATTGTGACATTAAAATTACGACACtagttgtttcaaaaaaaaaaaaaaaaaaaaaaaggaaacatttaaaaagtgTTGTATGAACAAAACACCGTGTGATGCAATTTGATTCATTGGTTTTCAAATAAGTCATCGAGTATTCAATTAAACAtcatcgtgtaaaaaaaaaaagatagaaaattgatcatttttctgCCTTTTTCTGGGATTTCTTGGTACGAATGATCTTTTTCTTGGGAACTTGGACGAATTGTTCTTTTCccacaggaaaaaaaaacatattcatgattgcattcaattttcaattactgaAGCTGCAAACGAAAATAATAACATAGCTTTAACGTTTTCATTTAAATTAGGTGTATTTTTGTATACCTTTAGGACTTAGGTATATATTACGTATCATgtgtaatgtaggtatttttgactaaaattgtcacgtttattatttttacaggCTGATCTAGAACAACAGTTGAGCGAAGCCGGCAGCAAGCTTGTAGTTATCGATTTCTTTGCTGCATGGTGCGGTCCGTGTAAATTCATCAGCCCAAAATTAGAGgtaatggacatttttttcttcgtcaatGGGAGATATCTCCAACTCGTATGcgtattttttattatgttaTATAGGCTATGCTTGTACTTCTCATTGGTGCATAATTCATTACTATAATATAGGTATACATAAGTAGTCTGAATGCGTATATTACTACTTGTACTTCTAGTAGATACGTTTATTTATCCGCATTTATAAATAATGTTCTAATTGGTCTTCGGTTTGTTGTCTGAACAGGAATTATCTACCGTAGAAACGGAcgttgtatttttgaaaattgacgttGACGAATGTGAAGATCTCGCCGAAGCTTACGAAATCAGTTCGATGCCTACGTttatattcattaaaaataagaaaaaggtAAGTACTCGTGTAAgcgtatgtacgagtaaatgCGAAACCGTTATTTGTGAAGTTAGCGGTTAGAAATATTATGTATTAGAACCTTTCGTTAATAAGCTTGCTAGCTACGCTTAAGTTGACAAAATAATGTGCTACGAGTATTAGGAGGTAAGGATGGATGCGAGGGACCTATTTTTGGCAATGATAAAATTACTCTTTCGTTACAAATACTTAGTATGTATGTGcctatattaaaattttaaatgggaCATAGTTTGTCTTCAGAAAATTGGGTATATGATTTCTCATTTACGTATAAGATCTGTAGGTAACAATGCATTCTTTGAACTGAAAACGTCTAGAATGAAATCGTTTTCGGTTTATTTGGTTTTCTGTCttagataatttttattacCTCTCGTATCAGTAAAATTTGTACTTCTACTCGAGCGATATTTATGTAAGATGAgctcttattaatttttttcgagaataattATGCAATTACTGAtgttattttttccattattgGATCTAGAATggtctcaaaaattattttctacaaaaaggggaatttttatgatttttatagtTGAAGTAATGATAGGAtgggaataatttttggttcacaagaaaaaaaaatcgaatttaggtttTTTACCGTGTACAAATATCCATTGACCGATGGCCTTGAACCGGGATTATTGGAAATAGGCATTAGCCACACTTGTgtaatgaaaaactgattcttgaagaaaatcaaaggtcgtaaaaaattgaaagaaccgAAATTTTAAAACGTAAAGTTTTCCATCACTTGGATGGTAAGATTAGTGTTTCTCTAGGATGTATTATTTGggaacattttgagtaaaagTTCAAATGGTAAACTCGATcataaaaagccaatttttaggaaaagtcgacgacgacgttacaaaaaaatacagcgatacaaaattcatcatcatGTAAGTCtagttttgccaaatttttcaaaattggtaaatttttgcccaaaaaatagggtaatttcttcaatttacagatggtgagaaaatgtttgcatcattATTATtgacttcaatttgaaaatttgaaatcgtcaGAATTTGAATCatcccaaatttggaaattttggctttGAATAAAGTTTGCCCCTTCGATTTTGAAGATAGACAATTTGtcataatgatattttttcttcgtccactcgagtactataaGTTATGAGCACCATTTAagtgattcaaacatttttgtatttttgatgattttttcaaaattggtcaattttgagttgaatgaataaatttttatttaatgagttttgcgaagcacaatttacaagataggcaaccagtcgtaataatgttttttgttcgtctcttCGAGTACTATcaacagttgaattttggcagatgatttccggaacaccctgtagaatcgattttttttttttagttacgtttagtcttttaatacgttttttagactttttttgtACGATTTATATGAAATATTACAGAAATTCCATCATCATTTGCCGCAATTATCACCAATTTCAAATCCTCCCATTTTTTGctaaagaaggagggtcattttggccattttcgtgcccctcgctacttcgagacttggatggccttttcttataggggatggtccctattattaatatcaggtgatattttcccagaggaacccataggggggctgtggggtggccccaaagtcaaaaatttcaaaaatttttagaaccactgctcgaaaatgtaaaaaattaaaagtagcgaatatatgttgctttaagggtaagcaatgcagcacgtaacgcttttttcatttttgacctttttgggggttgtggtgggggtatttctatttttgaaaattttggaacccccttttttgacccttcccgtcgagccaccctaatgcccttttcatggtttattgctactagtagtaagttcaattgatatcatttgcaaccccctcatcaacttggctcatatcgaaaaattcaatttttgacttttttttgaggtccatattttgggaaaccatgaaaagctatcgaggtccggtttgcggcaaatatgttgtattttacttcttaatcgactggcatgcttg contains:
- the Trx2 gene encoding thioredoxin-2, translating into MVYHIKDSADLEQQLSEAGSKLVVIDFFAAWCGPCKFISPKLEELSTVETDVVFLKIDVDECEDLAEAYEISSMPTFIFIKNKKKVDSFSGANADKLKEIVEKLKNA